The following coding sequences lie in one Arabidopsis thaliana chromosome 3, partial sequence genomic window:
- the UVH3 gene encoding 5'-3' exonuclease family protein, producing MGVQGLWELLAPVGRRVSVETLANKRLAIDASIWMVQFIKAMRDEKGDMVQNAHLIGFFRRICKLLFLRTKPIFVFDGATPALKRRTVIARRRQRENAQTKIRKTAEKLLLNRLKDIRLKEQAKDIKNQRLKQDDSDRVKKRVSSDSVEDNLRVPVEEDDVGASFFQEEKLDEVSQASLVGETGVDDVVKESVKDDPKGKGVLLDGDDLDNLVQDSSVQGKDYQEKLDEMLAASLAAEEERNFTSKASTSAAAIPSEEDEEEDSDGDEEILLPVMDGNIDPAVLASLPPSMQLDLLAQMREKLMAENRQKYQKVKKAPEKFSELQIEAYLKTVAFRREINEVQRSAGGRAVGGVQTSRIASEANREFIFSSSFAGDKEVLASAREGRNDENQKKTSQQSLPVSVKNASPLKKSDATIELDRDEPKNPDENIEVYIDERGRFRIRNRHMGIQMTRDIQRNLHLMKEKERTASGSMAKNDETFSAWENFPTEDQFLEKSPVEKDVVDLEIQNDDSMLHPPSSIEISFDHDGGGKDLNDEDDMFLQLAAGGPVTISSTENDPKEDTSPWASDSDWEEVPVEQNTSVSKLEANLSNQHIPKDISIAEGVAWEEYSCKNANNSVENDTVTKITKGYLEEEADLQEAIKKSLLELHDKESGDVLEENQSVRVNLVVDKPSEDSLCSRETVGEAEEERFLDEITILKTSGAISEQSNTSVAGNADGQKGITKQFGTHPSSGSNNVSHAVSNKLSKVKSVISPEKALNVASQNRMLSTMAKQHNEEGSESFGGESVKVSAMPIADEEITGFLDEKDNADGESSIMMDDKRDYSRRKIQSLVTESRDPSRNVVRSRIGILHDTDSQNERREENNSNEHTFNIDSSTDFEEKGVPVEFSEANIEEEIRVLDQEFVSLGDEQRKLERNAESVSSEMFAECQELLQIFGIPYIIAPMEAEAQCAFMEQSNLVDGIVTDDSDVFLFGARSVYKNIFDDRKYVETYFMKDIEKELGLSRDKIIRMAMLLGSDYTEGISGIGIVNAIEVVTAFPEEDGLQKFREWVESPDPTILGKTDAKTGSKVKKRGSASVDNKGIISGASTDDTEEIKQIFMDQHRKVSKNWHIPLTFPSEAVISAYLNPQVDLSTEKFSWGKPDLSVLRKLCWEKFNWNGKKTDELLLPVLKEYEKRETQLRIEAFYSFNERFAKIRSKRINKAVKGIGGGLSSDVADHTLQEGPRKRNKKKVAPHETEDNNTSDKDSPIANEKVKNKRKRLEKPSSSRGRGRAQKRGRGRGRVQKDLLELSDGSSDDDDDDDKVVELEAKPANLQKVRKCKRR from the exons atgggagtACAAGGTCTTTGGGAGCTTCTTGCTCCTGTTGGTCGCCGTGTCTCCGTAGAAACCCTAGCCAACAAACGATTAGCCATCG ATGCGAGTATATGGATGGTACAATTTATCAAAGCGATGCGTGACGAGAAGGGAGATATGGTTCAGAATGCACACTTGATCGGGTTTTTTCGAAGGATTTGTAAGCTTTTGTTTCTAAGGACTAAACCGATCTTCGTCTTTGATGGAGCTACTCCGGCATTGAAACGTCGTACTGTTATTGCTCGCCGTCGTCAACGTGAGAACGCTCAGACTAAAATCCGGAAGACTGCTGAGAAATTGCTGCTTAATAGG ctTAAGGATATTAGGCTTAAGGAACAAGCTAAAGATATTAAGAATCAGAGATTGAAGCAGGATGATAGTGATAGAGTGAAGAAACGTGTGTCTTCTGATTCTGTGGAAGATAATTTGCGAGTTCCTGTGGAGGAAGATGATGTAGGGGCGAGTTTTTTTCAGGAGGAGAAGCTAGATGAAGT ATCTCAAGCATCTTTGGTGGGAGAGACTGGTGTTGATGATGTTGTCAAAGAGTCCGTG AAGGATGATCCCAAGGGAAAGGGAGTTTTGTTGGATGGGGATGACCTAGATAATCTTGTACAGGATTCCTCAGTACAGGGGAAGGATTATCAGGAAAAGTTGGATGAGAT GTTGGCGGCATCCCttgcagctgaagaagaacgaaACTTTACTAGCAAAGCATCGACTTCAGCTGCAGCAATCCCGTCAgaggaggatgaggaagaagacagCGACGGAGATGAGGAAATTTTATTG CCAGTAATGGATGGGAATATCGACCCAGCTGTTCTGGCTTCTCTCCCTCCATCCATGCAACTTGATCTCCTTGCTCAG ATGAGAGAAAAATTGATGGCAGAAAACCGGCAAAAGTACCAAAAGGTCAAGAAG GCCCCTGAAAAGTTTTCTGAATTGCAAATAGAAGCATATCTTAAAACTGTAGCCTTCCGTCGCGAAATAAATGAAGTTCAGAGATCTGCTGGTGGAAGGGCTGTTGGTGGAGTTCAAACTTCTAGGATAGCTTCGGAAGCAAACAGAGAGTTTATATTCTCGTCTTCTTTTGCTGGTGATAAAGA AGTACTGGCATCTGccagagaaggaagaaatgatgaaaatcaaaagaaaacgtCACAACAGTCTTTGCCAGTCTCCGTCAAGAATGCTTCCCCGCTGAAAAAATCAGATGCTACCATTGAGTTGGATAGAGATGAACCTAAAAATCCTGATGAAAATATTgaagtatatatagatgaaagGGGACGTTTTAGAATAAGGAACAGACACATGGGAATCCAAATGACACGTGATATCCAGAGGAACTTACATTTGAtgaaagaaaaggagagaaCAGCTTCTGGTTCTATGGCTAAGAATGATGAAACATTCAGCGCCTGGGAGAACTTTCCTACTGAGGACcaatttcttgaaaaatcaCCTGTTGAGAAAGATGTTGTGGACCTGGAGATCCAGAATGATGATTCCATGCTGCATCCTCCATCTTCCATAGAGATATCATTTGACCATGATGGTGGTGGAAAAGATCtcaatgatgaagatgatatgTTTCTTCAATTGGCAGCGGGAGGACCAGTGACAATTAGTTCTACAGAAAATGATCCTAAAGAAGACACTTCACCGTGGGCTTCTGACAGTGATTGGGAAGAAGTGCCTGTTGAACAGAATACTTCTGTCTCTAAGCTTGAAGCGAATTTAAGCAATCAGCATATCCCCAAGGACATTAGTATCGCTGAGGGTGTAGCATGGGAAGAATATAGTTGTAAAAATGCCAATAACTCCGTGGAGAATGATACAGTAACAAAGATCACAAAAGGATAtctggaagaagaagctgatcTGCAGGAGGCTATCAAGAAAAGTCTTCTTGAATTACACGATAAGGAATCCGGGGATGTCCTTGAAGAAAATCAATCAGTAAGGGTAAATCTTGTTGTTGACAAGCCAAGCGAAGATAGTCTTTGTTCTAGGGAAACGGTTGGTGAAGCTGAGGAAGAGAGATTTCTGGACGAAATAACAATCTTGAAAACCAGTGGTGCTATAAGTGAGCAGTCCAACACTTCTGTAGCGGGCAATGCAGATGGTCAGAAAGGGATAACCAAACAATTTGGTACACACCCTTCTTCCGGTTCTAATAACGTTAGCCATGCTGTGAGCAATAAATTGTCAAAGGTAAAATCAGTTATCTCACCCGAGAAAGCATTAAATGTTGCTAGTCAAAACCGCATGCTATCCACCATGGCTAAACAGCACAATGAAGAAGGTTCTGAAAGTTTTGGTGGAGAATCTGTTAAAGTGTCTGCTATGCCCATAGCTGATGAGGAAATAACTGGTTTTCTTGATGAAAAAGATAATGCTGATGGTGAATCATCTATCATGATGGACGATAAGAGAGATTATAGTAGACGTAAAATCCAGAGTCTTGTCACTGAATCAAGGGACCCTTCTCGTAATGTCGTCAGATCGCGAATAGGGATACTACATGACACAGATTCACAAAATGAAAGAAGGGAGGAAAATAACTCTAACGAGCACACTTTCAATATTGACAGTTCAACAGATTTTGAAGAGAAAGGCGTGCCTGTTGAATTTTCAGAGGCAAATATAGAGGAGGAAATTCGAGTTCTCGACCAAGAATTCGTAAGTTTAGGTGATGAACAGAGAAAACTTGAGCGGAATGCTGAATCTGTGAGCAGTGAGATGTTTGCAGAATGCCAG GAGCTACTCCAAATTTTTGGCATACCGTACATCATAGCTCCCATGGAAGCAGAGGCACAGTGTGCATTTATGGAACAATCAAACCTTGTTGATGGCATTGTCACTGACGATTCTGATGTATTCTTGTTTGGAGCAAGGAGCGtgtacaaaaatatatttgatgatCGTAAATATGTGGAGACATACTTTATGAAG gaCATTGAGAAGGAGTTAGGCTTGAGCAGAGATAAAATAATCCGCATGGCAATGCTTCTAGGAAGTGATTACACAGAAGGAATCAG TGGTATTGGTATTGTCAATGCTATTGAAGTTGTGACTGCTTTTCCCGAGGAGGATGGGCTTCAGAAATTTCGTGAATGGGTTGAATCACCTGATCCAACCATTTTAGGAAAGACTGATGCAAAAACAGGTTCAAAGGTAAAGAAGCGTGGGTCTGCCTCCGTAGATAATAAAGGAATCATCTCAGGTGCCTCGACTGATGACACCGAAGAAATCAAGCAAATCTTCATGGATCAGCAT AGAAAGGTAAGCAAGAACTGGCATATTCCATTGACTTTCCCTAGTGAGGCTGTTATATCAGCCTACTTAAATCCGCAAGTGGATCTGTCGACTGAGAAATTCTCATGGGGCAAACCTGATCTTTCAGTACTTAGAAA GCTATGCTGGGAAAAGTTTAATTGGAACGGCAAGAAAACAGATGAACTACTACTACCAGTCTTGAAGGAGTATGAAAAGCGCGAG ACGCAACTTCGGATTGAAGCTTTCTATTCCTTTAATGAAAGATTTGCAAAGATCCGTAGTAAAAGAATCAACAAAGCTGTCAAAGGAATTGGTGGAGGTCTGTCGTCAGATGTGGCCGATCATACTCTCCAGGAAGGTCCAAGAAAacgaaataagaaaaaagttgcTCCTCATGAAACTGAAGATAACAACACTTCAGACAAAGATTCACCTATAGCCAATgagaaagtgaaaaacaaaaggaagcgCTTAGAAAAACCATCTAGTAGTAGAGGTAGAGGCAGAGCCCAGAAAAGAGgacgaggaagaggaagagtccAAAAAGATCTCCTTGAGCTATCCGACGGCagttctgatgatgatgatgacgatgacaAGGTAGTGGAATTGGAGGCAAAACCGGCCAATCTTCAAAAAGTGCGAAAG tgcaaaagaagatga
- the UVH3 gene encoding 5'-3' exonuclease family protein (ULTRAVIOLET HYPERSENSITIVE 3 (UVH3); FUNCTIONS IN: protein binding, nuclease activity; INVOLVED IN: DNA repair, response to UV-B, response to heat, non-photoreactive DNA repair; LOCATED IN: nucleus; EXPRESSED IN: stem, leaf whorl, seed; EXPRESSED DURING: E expanded cotyledon stage; CONTAINS InterPro DOMAIN/s: XPG conserved site (InterPro:IPR019974), Xeroderma pigmentosum group G protein (InterPro:IPR001044), XPG N-terminal (InterPro:IPR006085), DNA repair protein (XPGC)/yeast Rad (InterPro:IPR006084), 5'-3' exonuclease, C-terminal subdomain (InterPro:IPR020045), Helix-hairpin-helix motif, class 2 (InterPro:IPR008918), XPG/RAD2 endonuclease (InterPro:IPR006086); BEST Arabidopsis thaliana protein match is: 5'-3' exonuclease family protein (TAIR:AT1G01880.1); Has 8115 Blast hits to 5779 proteins in 624 species: Archae - 528; Bacteria - 414; Metazoa - 2441; Fungi - 1496; Plants - 576; Viruses - 71; Other Eukaryotes - 2589 (source: NCBI BLink).), translating into MGVQGLWELLAPVGRRVSVETLANKRLAIDASIWMVQFIKAMRDEKGDMVQNAHLIGFFRRICKLLFLRTKPIFVFDGATPALKRRTVIARRRQRENAQTKIRKTAEKLLLNRLKDIRLKEQAKDIKNQRLKQDDSDRVKKRVSSDSVEDNLRVPVEEDDVGASFFQEEKLDEVSQASLVGETGVDDVVKESVKDDPKGKGVLLDGDDLDNLVQDSSVQGKDYQEKLDEMLAASLAAEEERNFTSKASTSAAAIPSEEDEEEDSDGDEEILLPVMDGNIDPAVLASLPPSMQLDLLAQMREKLMAENRQKYQKVKKAPEKFSELQIEAYLKTVAFRREINEVQRSAGGRAVGGVQTSRIASEANREFIFSSSFAGDKEVLASAREGRNDENQKKTSQQSLPVSVKNASPLKKSDATIELDRDEPKNPDENIEVYIDERGRFRIRNRHMGIQMTRDIQRNLHLMKEKERTASGSMAKNDETFSAWENFPTEDQFLEKSPVEKDVVDLEIQNDDSMLHPPSSIEISFDHDGGGKDLNDEDDMFLQLAAGGPVTISSTENDPKEDTSPWASDSDWEEVPVEQNTSVSKLEANLSNQHIPKDISIAEGVAWEEYSCKNANNSVENDTVTKITKGYLEEEADLQEAIKKSLLELHDKESGDVLEENQSVRVNLVVDKPSEDSLCSRETVGEAEEERFLDEITILKTSGAISEQSNTSVAGNADGQKGITKQFGTHPSSGSNNVSHAVSNKLSKVKSVISPEKALNVASQNRMLSTMAKQHNEEGSESFGGESVKVSAMPIADEEITGFLDEKDNADGESSIMMDDKRDYSRRKIQSLVTESRDPSRNVVRSRIGILHDTDSQNERREENNSNEHTFNIDSSTDFEEKGVPVEFSEANIEEEIRVLDQEFVSLGDEQRKLERNAESVSSEMFAECQELLQIFGIPYIIAPMEAEAQCAFMEQSNLVDGIVTDDSDVFLFGARSVYKNIFDDRKYVETYFMKDIEKELGLSRDKIIRMAMLLGSDYTEGISGIGIVNAIEVVTAFPEEDGLQKFREWVESPDPTILGKTDAKTGSKVKKRGSASVDNKGIISGASTDDTEEIKQIFMDQHRKVSKNWHIPLTFPSEAVISAYLNPQVDLSTEKFSWGKPDLSVLRKLCWEKFNWNGKKTDELLLPVLKEYEKRETQLRIEAFYSFNERFAKIRSKRINKAVKGIGGGLSSDVADHTLQEGPRKRNKKKVAPHETEDNNTSDKDSPIANEKVKNKRKRLEKPSSSRGRGRAQKRGRGRGRVQKDLLELSDGSSDDDDDDDKVVELEAKPANLQKVRKSTRSRNPVMYSAKEDDELDESRSNEGSPSENFEEVDEGRIGNDDSVDASINDCPSEDYIQTGGGFCADEADEIGDAHLEDKATDDYRVIGGGFCVDEDETAEENTMDDDAEILKMESEEQRKKGKRRNEEDASLDENVDIHFGNSSAGGLSAMPFLKRKKRKN; encoded by the exons atgggagtACAAGGTCTTTGGGAGCTTCTTGCTCCTGTTGGTCGCCGTGTCTCCGTAGAAACCCTAGCCAACAAACGATTAGCCATCG ATGCGAGTATATGGATGGTACAATTTATCAAAGCGATGCGTGACGAGAAGGGAGATATGGTTCAGAATGCACACTTGATCGGGTTTTTTCGAAGGATTTGTAAGCTTTTGTTTCTAAGGACTAAACCGATCTTCGTCTTTGATGGAGCTACTCCGGCATTGAAACGTCGTACTGTTATTGCTCGCCGTCGTCAACGTGAGAACGCTCAGACTAAAATCCGGAAGACTGCTGAGAAATTGCTGCTTAATAGG ctTAAGGATATTAGGCTTAAGGAACAAGCTAAAGATATTAAGAATCAGAGATTGAAGCAGGATGATAGTGATAGAGTGAAGAAACGTGTGTCTTCTGATTCTGTGGAAGATAATTTGCGAGTTCCTGTGGAGGAAGATGATGTAGGGGCGAGTTTTTTTCAGGAGGAGAAGCTAGATGAAGT ATCTCAAGCATCTTTGGTGGGAGAGACTGGTGTTGATGATGTTGTCAAAGAGTCCGTG AAGGATGATCCCAAGGGAAAGGGAGTTTTGTTGGATGGGGATGACCTAGATAATCTTGTACAGGATTCCTCAGTACAGGGGAAGGATTATCAGGAAAAGTTGGATGAGAT GTTGGCGGCATCCCttgcagctgaagaagaacgaaACTTTACTAGCAAAGCATCGACTTCAGCTGCAGCAATCCCGTCAgaggaggatgaggaagaagacagCGACGGAGATGAGGAAATTTTATTG CCAGTAATGGATGGGAATATCGACCCAGCTGTTCTGGCTTCTCTCCCTCCATCCATGCAACTTGATCTCCTTGCTCAG ATGAGAGAAAAATTGATGGCAGAAAACCGGCAAAAGTACCAAAAGGTCAAGAAG GCCCCTGAAAAGTTTTCTGAATTGCAAATAGAAGCATATCTTAAAACTGTAGCCTTCCGTCGCGAAATAAATGAAGTTCAGAGATCTGCTGGTGGAAGGGCTGTTGGTGGAGTTCAAACTTCTAGGATAGCTTCGGAAGCAAACAGAGAGTTTATATTCTCGTCTTCTTTTGCTGGTGATAAAGA AGTACTGGCATCTGccagagaaggaagaaatgatgaaaatcaaaagaaaacgtCACAACAGTCTTTGCCAGTCTCCGTCAAGAATGCTTCCCCGCTGAAAAAATCAGATGCTACCATTGAGTTGGATAGAGATGAACCTAAAAATCCTGATGAAAATATTgaagtatatatagatgaaagGGGACGTTTTAGAATAAGGAACAGACACATGGGAATCCAAATGACACGTGATATCCAGAGGAACTTACATTTGAtgaaagaaaaggagagaaCAGCTTCTGGTTCTATGGCTAAGAATGATGAAACATTCAGCGCCTGGGAGAACTTTCCTACTGAGGACcaatttcttgaaaaatcaCCTGTTGAGAAAGATGTTGTGGACCTGGAGATCCAGAATGATGATTCCATGCTGCATCCTCCATCTTCCATAGAGATATCATTTGACCATGATGGTGGTGGAAAAGATCtcaatgatgaagatgatatgTTTCTTCAATTGGCAGCGGGAGGACCAGTGACAATTAGTTCTACAGAAAATGATCCTAAAGAAGACACTTCACCGTGGGCTTCTGACAGTGATTGGGAAGAAGTGCCTGTTGAACAGAATACTTCTGTCTCTAAGCTTGAAGCGAATTTAAGCAATCAGCATATCCCCAAGGACATTAGTATCGCTGAGGGTGTAGCATGGGAAGAATATAGTTGTAAAAATGCCAATAACTCCGTGGAGAATGATACAGTAACAAAGATCACAAAAGGATAtctggaagaagaagctgatcTGCAGGAGGCTATCAAGAAAAGTCTTCTTGAATTACACGATAAGGAATCCGGGGATGTCCTTGAAGAAAATCAATCAGTAAGGGTAAATCTTGTTGTTGACAAGCCAAGCGAAGATAGTCTTTGTTCTAGGGAAACGGTTGGTGAAGCTGAGGAAGAGAGATTTCTGGACGAAATAACAATCTTGAAAACCAGTGGTGCTATAAGTGAGCAGTCCAACACTTCTGTAGCGGGCAATGCAGATGGTCAGAAAGGGATAACCAAACAATTTGGTACACACCCTTCTTCCGGTTCTAATAACGTTAGCCATGCTGTGAGCAATAAATTGTCAAAGGTAAAATCAGTTATCTCACCCGAGAAAGCATTAAATGTTGCTAGTCAAAACCGCATGCTATCCACCATGGCTAAACAGCACAATGAAGAAGGTTCTGAAAGTTTTGGTGGAGAATCTGTTAAAGTGTCTGCTATGCCCATAGCTGATGAGGAAATAACTGGTTTTCTTGATGAAAAAGATAATGCTGATGGTGAATCATCTATCATGATGGACGATAAGAGAGATTATAGTAGACGTAAAATCCAGAGTCTTGTCACTGAATCAAGGGACCCTTCTCGTAATGTCGTCAGATCGCGAATAGGGATACTACATGACACAGATTCACAAAATGAAAGAAGGGAGGAAAATAACTCTAACGAGCACACTTTCAATATTGACAGTTCAACAGATTTTGAAGAGAAAGGCGTGCCTGTTGAATTTTCAGAGGCAAATATAGAGGAGGAAATTCGAGTTCTCGACCAAGAATTCGTAAGTTTAGGTGATGAACAGAGAAAACTTGAGCGGAATGCTGAATCTGTGAGCAGTGAGATGTTTGCAGAATGCCAG GAGCTACTCCAAATTTTTGGCATACCGTACATCATAGCTCCCATGGAAGCAGAGGCACAGTGTGCATTTATGGAACAATCAAACCTTGTTGATGGCATTGTCACTGACGATTCTGATGTATTCTTGTTTGGAGCAAGGAGCGtgtacaaaaatatatttgatgatCGTAAATATGTGGAGACATACTTTATGAAG gaCATTGAGAAGGAGTTAGGCTTGAGCAGAGATAAAATAATCCGCATGGCAATGCTTCTAGGAAGTGATTACACAGAAGGAATCAG TGGTATTGGTATTGTCAATGCTATTGAAGTTGTGACTGCTTTTCCCGAGGAGGATGGGCTTCAGAAATTTCGTGAATGGGTTGAATCACCTGATCCAACCATTTTAGGAAAGACTGATGCAAAAACAGGTTCAAAGGTAAAGAAGCGTGGGTCTGCCTCCGTAGATAATAAAGGAATCATCTCAGGTGCCTCGACTGATGACACCGAAGAAATCAAGCAAATCTTCATGGATCAGCAT AGAAAGGTAAGCAAGAACTGGCATATTCCATTGACTTTCCCTAGTGAGGCTGTTATATCAGCCTACTTAAATCCGCAAGTGGATCTGTCGACTGAGAAATTCTCATGGGGCAAACCTGATCTTTCAGTACTTAGAAA GCTATGCTGGGAAAAGTTTAATTGGAACGGCAAGAAAACAGATGAACTACTACTACCAGTCTTGAAGGAGTATGAAAAGCGCGAG ACGCAACTTCGGATTGAAGCTTTCTATTCCTTTAATGAAAGATTTGCAAAGATCCGTAGTAAAAGAATCAACAAAGCTGTCAAAGGAATTGGTGGAGGTCTGTCGTCAGATGTGGCCGATCATACTCTCCAGGAAGGTCCAAGAAAacgaaataagaaaaaagttgcTCCTCATGAAACTGAAGATAACAACACTTCAGACAAAGATTCACCTATAGCCAATgagaaagtgaaaaacaaaaggaagcgCTTAGAAAAACCATCTAGTAGTAGAGGTAGAGGCAGAGCCCAGAAAAGAGgacgaggaagaggaagagtccAAAAAGATCTCCTTGAGCTATCCGACGGCagttctgatgatgatgatgacgatgacaAGGTAGTGGAATTGGAGGCAAAACCGGCCAATCTTCAAAAAGTGCGAAAG TCAACACGATCTCGGAATCCTGTGATGTACAGtgcaaaagaagatgatgaattggACGAGTCAAGAAGCAATGAAGGATCTCCGAGTGAGAATTTCGAAGAGGTTGACGAAGGCAGAATAGGAAATGATGATTCTGTAGATGCATCAATCAACGACTGTCCTTCCGAAGACTACATTCAAACGGGAGGTGGGTTCTGTGCAGATGAAGCTGATGAGATTGGAGATGCTCATTTGGAAGATAAAGCTACCGATGATTACAGAGTGATCGGTGGCGGATTCTgtgttgatgaagatgaaacagCTGAGGAAAACACAATGGATGATGATGCAGAAATTTTAAAGATGGAGAGTGAAGAACAACGAAAGAAAGGTAAACGTCGAAACGAAGAAGATGCATCATTGGATGAGAATGTTGACATTCATTTTGGGAATTCTTCAGCTGGAGGATTAAGTGCGATGCCTTtcttgaagagaaagaagagaaaaaactga